The following is a genomic window from Desulfitobacterium chlororespirans DSM 11544.
TTCGGTTTTAAACTGAGAAGGGTCTCTAAAGATTCTTGATCCAGGGCATGAGTCAGTTGTTTGGCATAATGATTCATCCGCTGTATTTTGTTGGTGGAGTCTATACGGATTATCCCAAAAGGAAAGGATTCAAATAGTTCATCACGCATAATCGTTCTCCCTAATCTGTTTAAGGTAATCCTCATGGCAGTCTTATGGGCAATTTTGCTTTTTGCCCTCAGTGTTAACAACTGTCTCTTCAGCACAGGATAGGTATAAAAGTAAAGTGAATAGGGTCTGAGTTAACACTGTTAACTGGGCAGTGTTAATTAGTTAACTGTTAATTCTGAATAGCATAGCCAAGATAAGCCTTTTTAGTATTGGCATGATATTTGCAATGTAATCTTGATGCAGATATAAGTGTTACTGAGGCGGGGAGAGGAGGCCTAACCTCAGATCAAAAAAGCACTGATCTTAATTATAATTTTGCAGGAGGGTTTTAGATGAAAAATCCAATCAAGTCCGTTATTGCCCTATTGATTCGTCTCTACTTTGGTTACTACTTCCTTAATGCCGGCATTGGTAAGTTCCAAACCGGTTTTAACGGAGACTCAGTCGGTGGATTCTTAAAAGGAGGCTTGGCTCAGACGGCGGAAGCTATGGCAGCTGCGGGTAAAACCGGGAAAGCAAATGTAACCGACACTTGGGGCTGGCTGATCAGCCATGTGTTCTTACCTAATGCAGATATCATGGCTGTTGCGGTTAAAACCGGTGAAGTAATGATCGGTCTGGGTCTTATTCTTGGCTGTTTTACCACCTTAGCAGCATTTTTTGCCCTAACTATGAATTTTTCCTTTTTACTTTCGGGTACAGTATCTT
Proteins encoded in this region:
- a CDS encoding DoxX family protein, with the protein product MKNPIKSVIALLIRLYFGYYFLNAGIGKFQTGFNGDSVGGFLKGGLAQTAEAMAAAGKTGKANVTDTWGWLISHVFLPNADIMAVAVKTGEVMIGLGLILGCFTTLAAFFALTMNFSFLLSGTVSSNPQMVIGFLFILYFAAASGAIGVDRFFMHKLVDKFPILNKGFLRHLFPVDAGHRAAIKNTINQAG